GCCGCGTCGCTACCTGATGGATCGAGACCGGTCGGTCCAGCGGATCCGAGCCGGCTGGACTGCTCCGCCCGCACTGCAATCCGTTGGCGGGGCCGTGGTGTTGGTGGTGCTCGCGCTGGTGCCGTCGTTCGCCGGCATCCACTTGACGGACTGGACCGTGGCGCTGGCGATGACACTCGTCTTTCTGTCGCTCGGGCTGTTGGTCCGCACGTCTGGTCAAGTCTCGCTGTGTCACATGGCCTTCACCGCGATCGGCGTTTGCGCGTTCTCGCATCTCGCTGTCGATTGGCGGTTGCCGTGGCCGCTCGCGCTCATCGGCTGCGGGCTGGTGGTCGTGCCGATCGGCGCGGTGCTGTCGATCCCGGCTATTCGCCTCAGCGGCCTCTATCTGGCGTTGGCTACCTTCGGATTCGGCGTCGTACTACAGGTGATGTTCTACAGCCAGGACTACATGTTCGGCACCAGCGGGCTGGGCCTGAAAATGCCGCGGCCCAGCACATTCGGACTCGACTCCGACCCCGCCTTCTACTATCTCGTGCTGGCGCTGGCCACGTTGGCCACCCTGATGGTGGTGGCGTTGGACAAGGGCAGACTCGGGCGATTGCTCCGCGGCTTGGCAGAGTCGCCGACCGCGCTGCGGACACACGGCGTCACGATCGACATCACGCGCGTTCTCGTCTTCTGCGTCTCGGCATTTCTCGCTGCGCTCGGTGGTGCACTCGCCGGAATGGCCCAGACCACCGCCGCGGCCGACAACTACCAGCCGCTGCTGTCGGTCACCTATTTCGCGGTCATCGTCATCATGGTCGGCCGCGAGCCGTGGTATTCGCTGCTGGCCGCGGCCGCCCTCATCCTGGTGCCGTCCTATATCGCGACACCCGATATGTCGCTGCGGCTCCAGGTTCTTTTCGGCATCCTGGCGGTGCTGCGTGCCGCCACCGCGAGCCGCCTCGAGGTTCCCACCCCGATCCGGTCGTGGCTGGACCGCACATTCCGCCGTAGCCGATCATCGGCGCTGTTTGCGGCGGAGCCGGCCACCAGGTTGTCCCCGGCGGTGCTGGACGTCCGCGACCTTTCGGTTCGCTTCGGTGGCGTCGTGGCAGTCGAGAAGTTTTCGTTCGAAGCGCCGACCGGGCGGATCACCGGGCTCATTGGTCCTAACGGGGCGGGAAAGACCACCACGTTCGATGCCTGCACCGGTCTGGTCAAAGCCCACGCGGGCGTGGTGCGACTGCGAGACCGGGTGATCAGCCGGGTATCGACTCCACGCCGAGCGCGACTGGGCCTCGGGCGAACCTTCCAGAAGACGGAACTGTTCGATTCCCTTACCGTCGCCGAAAACGTTGCGTTGGGCGCGGAAGGTCCGCTCGCCGGGGCGAACCCGCTCGCCCACCTCATCGCGACGCGCGGACAGTCCCGGCGGGTGCGCACCGCAAGGGCCTCCGCTATGGCGTTGTGTGGCATCGAATCCATCGCGCACACCCGCGTCGGCGCGCTCTCCACTGGGCAGCGCAGACTGGTCGAGCTCGCCCGTTGTCTTGCCGGGCCGTATCGGATCCTGTTGCTCGACGAGCCGAGCTCGGGCCTCGATCCTTCGGAGACCGCACGTTTCGGTCAGATCCTGCGGCATGTCGTCGCCGCACGCGGCGTCGGAATCGTCCTGGTCGAGCACGACATGTCGCTGGTCCTCGATATCTGCGAGGAGATCATCGTCCTCGACTTCGGCCGCCTGATATTCCGGGGCACGCCCGCGCAGGTCAGGGCTTCGGAGATGGTGCAGCACGCCTACCTCGGCGAGCCGGTCACCGATGAGTACCGGCTGGAGGAACCCGTAGCATGACCAACACCGACTCAGCACTCGAATTGCGCTCGATCACCGCGGGATACGGTTCCACGATCGTGCTGAACGACGTCGACCTCACGATTCCACCTCGGTCGGTCGTCGCGCTGCTCGGACCGAACGGCGCGGGAAAATCGACATTGCTGCGAGTGGCCTCCGGACTGCTGCGTGCGCGATCGGGCACGGTGGCAATCAGCGGCGCCGAGCTGACCCGTGCCCGCCCCGCGCGTCGCGCTCGCGCCGGCCTGTGCCTGATCCCCGAGGGCCGAGGGGTGTTCACGGACTTGACGGTCCGGGAGAACTTGCGCCTGCTGACGCCACCGTGGCGACGCCACCGCGGCGTCGACGACGCGCTCGATGTGTTCCCTGCGCTGCGGACCAGGCTCGACCAGCGGGCAGGTTCCCTGTCCGGCGGGCAGCAGCAGATGTTGGCACTGGGACGTGCCTGGCTGGCCGATCCGGCGGTTGTCCTGCTCGATGAAGTGTCCATGGGCCTGGCACCGCTGGTCGTAGACGAGATCTTCGCCGCGCTAGGCGAATTGCGTGCGGCCGGCGCGGCGATTCTGCTGGTCGAACAGTACGTCGACCACGCCCTGGCAATGGCCGATCACGTGGTGTTGCTCAGCCGCGGCACGGTCACGTTCTCCGGACCCGCCGCGGATATCGACCGAGATGCCGTGCTGGAGAACTATCTCGGCATCGATAGCGGACACACAGACTTGCCGGCGTCGCCGGCGGGACACCCACCCGGAAGCGTTGCCGGGCCGTGGGCGTAGCGAATTCGAAGTTCGGCATCCGCATAGGAGTGGAGCTAATGAAGAAGACAAGGTTTCTGTGGTGGGTCGCGCCGTTGCTGGCGGCAGCGCTCGCGCTCACGTCGTGTTCCGCCGACTCGGCGAACAGCGGGTCCGAATCCATCGGCCCGGCGAAGGTTTCCGATGGCGGGCTCACGGGCGATCCGATCCTCATCGGGTCGATTTGCAGTTGCACCGGCCCTGCCGCCGGATCGGTGGGACGCGCCGCCGATGTGCTGCAAGCGTGGGCATCGTCGGTGAACGATCGCGGCGGGGTGAACGGGCACCCGGTCAAGGTCGTCTCCTACGATGATGGGCAGAATCCGACGACGGCTCTGGCCGTCGCGAAGAAACTGGTCGAACAGGACAAGGTGGTCGCAATCGTCGGCCAGACCAGCCTGGTTAGTTCGAGTTGGCAAGCCTATGTCGACAGCAAGGGCATTCCGGTCATCGGCGGACAGCCTGTCGATGCCCCGTTCATCACCGATCCGAACTTCTTCGCCTCCGGCACCACGTTGCCGGTGCTGATGCTGGGCGAGGTGGCCCAGGCCAAGCAGGCGGGCGCCAAGACCTTCGGCGTCTACTACTGTGCCGAGATCCCGGTCTGCGAGCAACTTCCGAAGATGCTCGAGCCGATGGCCAAACAGGCCGGAATGGGATTCGCGGCAGAGAAGGTCGCGATAGCCGCACCGAACTACATCGCTCCCTGCCTGGCATTCAAGGAAAAGGGTGTCGACGCCGTGTTCCCTGGCGTCTCGGTCGAGGCGATTTCGCGCATCGCCGCATCATGCGCCCAGCAAGGCTACAAACCGATTCAAGCTCCCTCCGGCGCAAGCCTCCAGAAAGCGTGGGCCGCCGACCCGAACTTCGAGGGCAGCATTTTCGCAGGCTCCAACGCGCTGTACACCGACGACTCAATTCCGGCCATCAAGGACTTCAGCGAAGCCCTCGACAAATACGTTCCCGGCCTCCGGAACAGCGCGGACCTCAGCGCTCCGCTGCTGTGGCCGTGGGCAGGCGGCCAGCTGTTCCTGGCAGCAGCGAAAGCGGCTGGTCTCAGCCCGTCCTCGACGAGTGCGGACGTGATCAAAGGCCTGCACGCACTGAGAGATGAGACCCTCGACGGCCTTGCTCCCCCGCTGACCTTCCCGGAAGGCAAACCCGCGTTCCCACTGTGCTACTTCACGGGAAGCACCAAGGGCGGCGCGTACCACTCCGACAACGGTGGCAAGCCGACGTGCATCGACCAAGACACCGCCGCCGCGTTGATGAAGGCGCTCACACCGGCGTAGCAGTCCGAGCCCGACCAGGGGCCGGCTGGTCGGGCTCGATCGCCGGCCTGACTGTCCGAACCCGACCAGGGCGGTTGGTCAGGCCGGCCCCGGAGCGCCGACCGCATCGCCCGAACTCGGTCGGCGTGGTCGATCACAAGTAACGCCACCATCGCGACGCCGACCTGCGCGTAGCGGGGTTCTTGGCCTCCGTCGCCGGCCCACGCCTCGCAATAGCCATCGCCGGGCTGCTGGCTCTGGCCGCCCCGCTGCTTTTGCCCCGTCGCAGGCAGAGCGGGCCGAGAACCCGCGAACTCGCCGGACACCGTGCCCGACCGACTGGTGCGCTTACCTTCCCGTGTGGAGCATGACGGCGATCCACACGGGGGCAGTTTGTTGTTTCGGCCCGGGCAGTCTCTGGCACCGGCCGCCGGCACCGCAGTGCCAGCCACCGAGTGCAGACCGCACTGGACGAACCCCCAGACAGAACAGTCCCCGGTAGTCTCCATCGAATCCATGAGCCTCAGTCGTCGCTGACAACTCCGGTATTCGATTGGCTTGCCGGGGGCCTAGCCAGATCCTGGAAAAGTTCATCGTTGTCGACTGACGTCTCCGCCGACAATGTGGTTCTCTCCCGGTGCTCCGGTGTAATAACCAGTTTCCTCCAGATTTGTCTCCAGTCAATACCCGCGCACCCTTGAACATGGCTTTATCTTGGAGTCCCCATGGCGCTCGTTCACACTCCAGCCTCGACAAGTGCACGCGTTCGCTCGGCACTCGGCAGCGTTGTGCTCACATTTTTTGTTCTCTGCCCAATCGGGCTCTACCAGGCGTTGGATCACGCGCCGGGGTATACCTGCACGAGCTGATGCGCGACGGCAGACACCCCGTCGGGGTGTCCTTCCACCAGTTCAGCTCGGTCGACCGCCCCGCAGCCGGGTGTGTGCATATGCGATCACCCTGCCGGGGGCATCGGTACCGTCACTACGGAGACCTCATGAGTTCACCGAATCGGTTCGACGAAGTCCAAAACGTCGCAGATATCGCTCCAGTGTTCCACAAGCCGCTGGACTTGCCGTACGAGATCTCGAACGAATTGTTTGCCGCTCTCCGCCACGTCCTGCACGACGTCGGCGGACAACCCGATCTACCGATCGAGTACCAGGAAAAGGACGAAGAACCCTGGGAGATGAACACCTACATCACGTGCGAATGCCTCGGCTGGCGCGGCGTGTGGAATTCCGAGGAACGCCGACGAGCCGAGAACGACCTCGGCGCGACGCTGTACTTCGGCCTGCCCTACTACGCGCGCTGGGCGACTGTCGCCGCGAAGGTGCTGGTCAACAAGGGTCTGATCACCCCGGACGAACTGTCGGCGAAATTGGACGAGGTACGCGCGCGAATGGAGGCGCGGCCATGACCAGGAAGTACGAGATCGGAGATCGCGTCCGGGTTCGAAACGCGACGTCGATGTTCCACACCCGCACCCAGGCCTACACCCGCGGGCGCACGGGTGTCGTCGTCGAACACCGGCCCGAGTGGGTGATTCCGGAGGACGAGGCGTGGGGGCGTGACGACGGCCGCTTCGAACCGTTCTACGTCGTGCGGTTCCGCCAGAAAGACCTGTGGCCCAAATACACCGGTTTCGACGTCGACACCCTGGAGACGGAGGTCTCCGAGCGCTGGCTCGAGCCCGCGGAGGAGGATCCGAGTGAGTCAGACCCACGATCACGGGGCGCACACGCCGATCCAGACGGGCGGAGAGATCAGCGAGTTCGAGGTCTTGGAGACGGCGATTCGCGAACTCGCCATCGAAAAGGGCCTTTTCTCGCAGGAAGACCACCGACGGTTCGCCGAATGGGCCGAGTCGGTCGGTCCGCACGGCGGATCGAAACTGGTCGCGAAGGCGTGGATGGATCTCGATTTCAAGGCGCGTCTGCTCGCCGACGGGACCGAAACGTGTAAGGAGGTCGGCATCGACTGGCGTGACCCGACAGGCTCCGGAACGCCGAGCGACTACACCTACTTCTACGTGTTGGAAAATACGCCCAAGGTGCACAACGTCATCGTGTGCACGTTGTGTTCGTGTTATCCCCGGCCGGTTCTCGGTATGTCTCCGGACTGGTACCGCACCCCCAACTACCGTCGGCGCCTCGTGCGTTGGCCTCGTGAGGTGCTCGCCGAATTCGGCCTGCACTTTCCGCCTGACGTCGAGATTCGGGTGCACGACTCGAACCAGAAGTCCCGGTTCATGGTGATGCCGATGCGCCCCGCGGGCACCGAAGGCTGGACCGAGGAACAACTGGCGGCCATCGTCACCCGGGACACGATGATCGGCGTGGCACTGCCGCAGGTCGACTGGACTTCGCAGGCGCCGCCGGGCCAGGTCGAGCCCGCCACGGGGAGGGGTGGGCAGCGGTGACAAGCGGTCCGTACGAAATCCTCCTACACACCCTGGATGGGTCGCGGCGGGAGAGCACACTTCCCGAACTCGACCGCAAGCCCGACCCGTGGGAGTCGAGCATGCAGGCGACGTGCGAATGCCTGTCCTGGCGAGGCACACTGGACAACCTGGAACGCCGCCATACCGAGGATGCGCTCGGTGAGACGATCTACCACGATTTTCCGGTGCGGACCCGATCGGTCGTCGTGACGGCCCACACGCTGATGGATCGCGGATTGATCACGCCCGAACAGTTGGGTGCGCGGATGGGGGTGGTCCGGGCGCGGTTCAACCGGGAGTAGATCCCGACGTCGGCGACCTCGCCATTCCAGGGCCGTGCCGGGGCCGGAGCGCACCGGACCCGACACGGGCGCGGTCAGTCGTTCCATCCGGCCTCCGCGGCGTAGGCATGGAACGCCCGCCACGCGTGCCACACCCGGGTCGCGCCGAACTGTGCGTTGTAGCGAAGCGCAGCGCGCACGTCGTCGAGGGTTGCGCCAGCCCGCACATCCTGATGGACCGACTTGCGGCAACAGCTCTCGACTGACTGTGCGCACGGCACCCTGCCGCCGGCCGACAACCGCGCGGTCGACCCACCCGGTGCTGAATCCTGTTGCGGGCACCCGTGTCTCAATATTCCGGCACAGCCACCCACGCAAGCGGCATGTTCAGGTTCACTGAGCCTCGAGCACCAGGACGGGCAGCGGCATGAGGAGCAGTCTGCTCCTGCCTTTCCACCATTCCCGTGCACGCCAACCTCCGACCAGGTTCATCCTCCGTGGGTACGCCGGGAGCACCCGAACCGACATCTAATACCGCTCCGGTACTATATGTTTTTCATAGAGTATGAGAAAGATAATTATGAGGAGAGGTTCTCGTGAACGCGGACAGCTATCGCCGGGTGGTCAACATCTTCAGCAAGGTCGTCGTCGGTTTGCAGCGCGGCGGCGTCGTCTTCGGGCCGATGCAGCTACTCACCGTCAAAGGTCGACGCAGTGGTCAGTTGCGCACATCCCCCATCGCAGTGAATGAACTGAACGGCGGCCGATACATCTTCCAGGCCTATCCGAAGGCCGCCTGGGTCGCGAACGTTCGCGCAGCAGGCTCGGTCACGCTGACACGAGGCCGAAAGTCTTCGCGGGCCCGCCTGGTCGAAGTCCCTGTCGACGAGCGCGGGTCGCTACTCCGCGAATTGGTGACAACAAGCCCGGCCAGTGTCGGCAACCGCTTCGTGACCACGGGCCTGGCCGATGCGCCTACACCAGACGGAGTAGCCGCCGCAGCGGGGCGAATCGCGGTATTCCGCGTAGATCCAGCCTGACCGCAAGAGGTCGGTCAAGCCGTCCGGTCACGCCGAGCGAGCCTACGTCGCGATATGGTACGGAATCCATACAGCTTGTGCGAAAGTAGTGGTGTATGACTCCAACAGCAGGTCCGGCCGTGGCGCGGCATCGACGGCAGCTGACAGTTGCCGTCAAGGAGGCGTTGCGCGACTTGAACATTCAGCTGGCGCTGCTCAATCGGAGGTTCGGCGGCCGGGTCGAGCTCAAGGATGTCGACTGGACCTGCCTCGACCTCATCAATCGACACGGACCGTTGACTCCGACCGCGTTGGCTCGGCGTACCGGGTTGCATCCGGCGACGCTGACGGGGATCCTCGACCGACTCCAGAAGGCTGGTTGGATCGCGCGCGAGCGTGATCCCGAATCAGACCGCCGCGCGGTCACCCTGCGGGCGGTGCGCGAACGCAATTCGGAGCTGTTTCAGGTGCTGTCCGGCATGAACACCAGAATGGACGAGTTGTGCGAACGGTACTCCGAGGCCGAACTCGCGGTGATCGCCGACTTCCTGCGCAGGAGCGGGGCGGCCGGGCACGAGTCGGCCGAAGAGCTGGCGGAAGACTGAGCCCGGATCGGCAGGCAGGCGGCTGACCCTCATTCACCTGTCACACTCGTCTGCGTTGCATCGTCTACTGGATGACAATCGGAACGAAGGAGGCAGCGATGCGGATCGCGGTAGTCGGAGCGAGCGGGCGGGTCGGCCGCGAGGTGGTCGACGTGCTGAAGAACCAGGGCCACGAGGTCGTGGGGATCACTCGGTCGGCGGGGGTGGACGTCTACACCGGGCAGGGCCTGGCGCAGGCGCTGGCCGAGGTGCGGGTGGTGGTGGACGCGGTCAATGCGCCAACGACGGAAACCGCCGCGGTGACGGACTTTTTCCGCACTGTTGCCCAGAACGTGCAGCGAGAGTCGGCCGCCGCGGGCGCGCAGCGGATCGTGCTGTTATCGATCATCGGCATCGATTCGTTCACCGCGGGGCACTACGCGGGGAAGCTGGCGCAGGAAGAAGCCTATCGACAAGGCCCAGTACCGGTGCGGATCCTGCGTGCCGCCCAGTTTCACGAGTTCACGGAGATGATGCTCGACTGGACCACCCACGGCGATACGGCCTCCGTTCCGGAGTATCGGACTCAGCTCGTTGCCGCCAGTACCGTCGCTGAGCAGCTGGCAGAACTGGCCGTCGAGGAGAGCGGCGCCGAACTGTTCGAGATCGCCGGCCCGCAGGAGCTGAACCTCGCCGCGGCCACGGCGAGACTCGCTGCGCGACGCGGCAGTCCGGCACGTGTGCAGGAGATCCTCGACACCGACGACCCAAACCACGAGCTGCAGGCCGACGGCGCCCTGCTGCCGGGACCGGCGGCGATCCTCGCCGGGCCGACATTCGACGAGTGGCTGGACCAGCACTACCCGATACAGCGGTAACTCAGCCGATCCTGCGCCAGCCAGGGACGGCCAGTGGAGCGCGCACGTGCCGCCGAGTCGACGTGGACGACTGCCGTGAAGTCGGGCACCCGACGTGCGGGCGTGGAAATCGCAGCAGGCCGGGCTGGTTCGGACGTGAGCGGTGATCACGCTGCCAGATCGCCATGGTTCGGGTTGCTCAGGGCAGGAAAGTCTTCGGTGCGACCGAGCTGTACGCGCGATCTTCATCGGCGCGACAATCGGCTGAATATCACGCTCGCGCACGAGAAGCCGACAATCGTGAGCCCGAAGCACCAGGAGAGGGCGAGAGCGGCGTTGTTTCCGATGCCGGTGGAATTGAGCAATCCGCGTACCGTTTCCACGACGGGCGTTGCCGGTTGATATTCGGCGAAACCGCGCAGCCACGCCGGCATGGTGGCGGTCTGCACAAATGCGCTGCTGATGTACGGGATGAACATGATCGCGTAGGTGAGTCCCCCGGCCGCCTCCGGGTTCTTGGCGAGCAATCCCAGCGCGACCGCGATCCAGGAGATCGCCACGACGAACAGCGCGATCACCGCCGATGCCGACAGCCAGGCAGCCGGGTCGGCATGGGGTCGGTACCCCAGAACGAGGGCCGCGGCGACCGCGATGCCGATGGCCGCCAAATTGCGGACGACACCTTCGGCGACGTGCCCGGCCAGGACAGCCTGCCTGAACATCGGAAGTGTACGGAACCGGTCGATACTGCCCTTCGTCATATCCGTCGACACGCTGGTGGCCGTGATCGATGAGCCGAATCCCGTGCACAGCAGCATTATTCCGGGCACCACGTAGTCCAGGTAGGGCCCTCCCACGTCGATTGCCCCGCCGAAGACGTAGGTGAACAGCATCATGACCAGGACCGGCATCAGCAGTGAAATGGTCAGTGTGTCCCGGCTGCGCAGAGTATGTCGGGCACAGCGTTGGAACATGATGACCGTGTCCGTGAAAACGTGCGACGTCACCGGGCGGTGGCCTCGACAATGTCGGCGGCGCGGGCAGCGGAGTCCTCGGTGCTCAGTGTCTTCGTGAATGCCGCTGCGCGGTCCCTACATTCCCGCGTGAGTATCGAGGCCACGCCTTGCTCGAGTCGAGCCGCCGTGAGCTGCGTGAACTTCATGTGTGCACCCACGCCGAGGCGCTCGACCTGCCCGCCCCACATGGGCTGCTCGAACGACACCGAGCAGACCAGCGTCGGCAATCCGGCGCGCAGGCTCTCGAACAATGTTCCGATCCCGCCATGATGGACAGCGGCGGCGCACCGCGGAAAGACGATGTCGTACGCGAAAGCGCCGACTACCTTCACGTGCGCGCCGACTTTCGCGGCAGCGATGTCCAAATCGCTCCAGCCCGCGCTCACCAGCGCACGTACACCCAACCGCGCGGATACCTCGGACACTATCGCCAGCACGGCGGCCGCGTCCCGGATCGGCATGCTGCCGAAGCCGAAGAACACTGGTGGCTCCCCCTCGCTTGCCCAGGACAGAATGCCGGCATGGTCGCCTGCGAGGTCGCCGACAGCTTCGCGGGCAGCATGATCGAGTGTCAGGAAGCCGGTGAAAGGCCGGCGCTCGTCCCACTGCTGAGGCAGCCCCGGAACGAGCGCGGGGTCGTAGATCTGCACTTCCGGGACGTTCCGGCGGGCCAGCACCGCGGCTGTGCTCGCCCACGACTTCGGCAGCCCTAGCATCGCCCGCAGGTCGTTGAGGTAGCGCATGAACACGACACGGCGCAGGTTCTCGGCAAGTACCCAGGTCGCTCGATTGACCCGCGCGGGTGGATTCCAGTGCGGCGGAAGGGCGCCGGGGAAGGGATAGGCCCCGTTGTTCCGGCAGGGGTAATAGTGCAAGCTGACCAGAGGAACGTCCATCGCTTCAGCAACCGAACTCGCCCGGTCTTCGGTGACGGTGCTGGCGACGATCAGGTCGGCGTTCGCGCACACCTCGATGACTTCGCGGTTCATCTGGCCCGCGTAGCCGGCCATCTGCCGTGCGACCAGCTGCATCAGGCGGAATGTGTTTCCCGAGGCCAGCGCCTTCTGCCCGGGCTCCGAACTGTAGAGCTGCTGTATGTCGGGACCGCACGCGCGGGCGGCAAGCCCCGTGCCTGCGACGAAGCCGATCAGGTTGGGCGGTGCGCCGAGCAGCACGTCGTGACCACGCCGCTGCAGCTCGAGCCCCAGCGCCACGATCGGCTGTACGTCACCACGGGTTCCGGTGAGCGGAATCGCTATTCTCACGGCGCTTCTTTCGGTGTTGTCGTAGTACCTGT
The DNA window shown above is from Nocardia sp. NBC_01730 and carries:
- a CDS encoding nitroreductase family deazaflavin-dependent oxidoreductase encodes the protein MNADSYRRVVNIFSKVVVGLQRGGVVFGPMQLLTVKGRRSGQLRTSPIAVNELNGGRYIFQAYPKAAWVANVRAAGSVTLTRGRKSSRARLVEVPVDERGSLLRELVTTSPASVGNRFVTTGLADAPTPDGVAAAAGRIAVFRVDPA
- a CDS encoding ABC transporter permease subunit; the protein is MANLLPFLIAGIVSGSVYGLAAVGLVLTYKTSGVFNFAHGAMATVSAYAFYTLHVIDGVAWQLAVAICVLGIGPAMGLVLELLARVVDRATLELRIAATVGILLVVEAGASLYFGQTTTRIVPIFLPQGGFAVFGVRVQWSDVATFVVAVLATAALSAALRFTRRGVAMRAVVENAALLDLAGTSPVSTRRWAWCVGTGLASLSGVLFAPLIPLDPVQLTLLVVQAFGAAAIGRFTSLPWSFGGGLLIGVLAALATHYFTTGLAAGVPAALPFLALFLVLLVMPRRYLMDRDRSVQRIRAGWTAPPALQSVGGAVVLVVLALVPSFAGIHLTDWTVALAMTLVFLSLGLLVRTSGQVSLCHMAFTAIGVCAFSHLAVDWRLPWPLALIGCGLVVVPIGAVLSIPAIRLSGLYLALATFGFGVVLQVMFYSQDYMFGTSGLGLKMPRPSTFGLDSDPAFYYLVLALATLATLMVVALDKGRLGRLLRGLAESPTALRTHGVTIDITRVLVFCVSAFLAALGGALAGMAQTTAAADNYQPLLSVTYFAVIVIMVGREPWYSLLAAAALILVPSYIATPDMSLRLQVLFGILAVLRAATASRLEVPTPIRSWLDRTFRRSRSSALFAAEPATRLSPAVLDVRDLSVRFGGVVAVEKFSFEAPTGRITGLIGPNGAGKTTTFDACTGLVKAHAGVVRLRDRVISRVSTPRRARLGLGRTFQKTELFDSLTVAENVALGAEGPLAGANPLAHLIATRGQSRRVRTARASAMALCGIESIAHTRVGALSTGQRRLVELARCLAGPYRILLLDEPSSGLDPSETARFGQILRHVVAARGVGIVLVEHDMSLVLDICEEIIVLDFGRLIFRGTPAQVRASEMVQHAYLGEPVTDEYRLEEPVA
- a CDS encoding glycosyltransferase, with amino-acid sequence MRIAIPLTGTRGDVQPIVALGLELQRRGHDVLLGAPPNLIGFVAGTGLAARACGPDIQQLYSSEPGQKALASGNTFRLMQLVARQMAGYAGQMNREVIEVCANADLIVASTVTEDRASSVAEAMDVPLVSLHYYPCRNNGAYPFPGALPPHWNPPARVNRATWVLAENLRRVVFMRYLNDLRAMLGLPKSWASTAAVLARRNVPEVQIYDPALVPGLPQQWDERRPFTGFLTLDHAAREAVGDLAGDHAGILSWASEGEPPVFFGFGSMPIRDAAAVLAIVSEVSARLGVRALVSAGWSDLDIAAAKVGAHVKVVGAFAYDIVFPRCAAAVHHGGIGTLFESLRAGLPTLVCSVSFEQPMWGGQVERLGVGAHMKFTQLTAARLEQGVASILTRECRDRAAAFTKTLSTEDSAARAADIVEATAR
- a CDS encoding SDR family oxidoreductase — its product is MRIAVVGASGRVGREVVDVLKNQGHEVVGITRSAGVDVYTGQGLAQALAEVRVVVDAVNAPTTETAAVTDFFRTVAQNVQRESAAAGAQRIVLLSIIGIDSFTAGHYAGKLAQEEAYRQGPVPVRILRAAQFHEFTEMMLDWTTHGDTASVPEYRTQLVAASTVAEQLAELAVEESGAELFEIAGPQELNLAAATARLAARRGSPARVQEILDTDDPNHELQADGALLPGPAAILAGPTFDEWLDQHYPIQR
- a CDS encoding MarR family transcriptional regulator → MTPTAGPAVARHRRQLTVAVKEALRDLNIQLALLNRRFGGRVELKDVDWTCLDLINRHGPLTPTALARRTGLHPATLTGILDRLQKAGWIARERDPESDRRAVTLRAVRERNSELFQVLSGMNTRMDELCERYSEAELAVIADFLRRSGAAGHESAEELAED
- the scnC gene encoding thiocyanate hydrolase subunit gamma translates to MSQTHDHGAHTPIQTGGEISEFEVLETAIRELAIEKGLFSQEDHRRFAEWAESVGPHGGSKLVAKAWMDLDFKARLLADGTETCKEVGIDWRDPTGSGTPSDYTYFYVLENTPKVHNVIVCTLCSCYPRPVLGMSPDWYRTPNYRRRLVRWPREVLAEFGLHFPPDVEIRVHDSNQKSRFMVMPMRPAGTEGWTEEQLAAIVTRDTMIGVALPQVDWTSQAPPGQVEPATGRGGQR
- a CDS encoding ScnB: MTSGPYEILLHTLDGSRRESTLPELDRKPDPWESSMQATCECLSWRGTLDNLERRHTEDALGETIYHDFPVRTRSVVVTAHTLMDRGLITPEQLGARMGVVRARFNRE
- a CDS encoding ABC transporter substrate-binding protein, producing MKKTRFLWWVAPLLAAALALTSCSADSANSGSESIGPAKVSDGGLTGDPILIGSICSCTGPAAGSVGRAADVLQAWASSVNDRGGVNGHPVKVVSYDDGQNPTTALAVAKKLVEQDKVVAIVGQTSLVSSSWQAYVDSKGIPVIGGQPVDAPFITDPNFFASGTTLPVLMLGEVAQAKQAGAKTFGVYYCAEIPVCEQLPKMLEPMAKQAGMGFAAEKVAIAAPNYIAPCLAFKEKGVDAVFPGVSVEAISRIAASCAQQGYKPIQAPSGASLQKAWAADPNFEGSIFAGSNALYTDDSIPAIKDFSEALDKYVPGLRNSADLSAPLLWPWAGGQLFLAAAKAAGLSPSSTSADVIKGLHALRDETLDGLAPPLTFPEGKPAFPLCYFTGSTKGGAYHSDNGGKPTCIDQDTAAALMKALTPA
- a CDS encoding ABC transporter permease; its protein translation is MTSHVFTDTVIMFQRCARHTLRSRDTLTISLLMPVLVMMLFTYVFGGAIDVGGPYLDYVVPGIMLLCTGFGSSITATSVSTDMTKGSIDRFRTLPMFRQAVLAGHVAEGVVRNLAAIGIAVAAALVLGYRPHADPAAWLSASAVIALFVVAISWIAVALGLLAKNPEAAGGLTYAIMFIPYISSAFVQTATMPAWLRGFAEYQPATPVVETVRGLLNSTGIGNNAALALSWCFGLTIVGFSCASVIFSRLSRR
- a CDS encoding ABC transporter ATP-binding protein, giving the protein MTNTDSALELRSITAGYGSTIVLNDVDLTIPPRSVVALLGPNGAGKSTLLRVASGLLRARSGTVAISGAELTRARPARRARAGLCLIPEGRGVFTDLTVRENLRLLTPPWRRHRGVDDALDVFPALRTRLDQRAGSLSGGQQQMLALGRAWLADPAVVLLDEVSMGLAPLVVDEIFAALGELRAAGAAILLVEQYVDHALAMADHVVLLSRGTVTFSGPAADIDRDAVLENYLGIDSGHTDLPASPAGHPPGSVAGPWA